In Anticarsia gemmatalis isolate Benzon Research Colony breed Stoneville strain chromosome 4, ilAntGemm2 primary, whole genome shotgun sequence, one DNA window encodes the following:
- the LOC142972142 gene encoding elongator complex protein 2-like: MKVNMEQVYTSVACNRTTEIADWNAEGLICFGASHSVVIYNTAERTKDPLTVLSHHKSLVNSVKWLRKPDGTCTELLSCSADKTAAVWTLENGQWTVTSTLVGHADGVTCIHGVYDDEELLVYTGSIDSTVKVWERRNGVTALKQTIPLHSGLCLTLHAHILPTHKAILFCALDDHKIHVYTGEEYHKVHTLAGHEDWVRGLDVLDVDDSTIILASASQDTYIRLWRLQKHVEQAPSKGIRVEQKVFSVYDEQWTVKLEAVLAGHEGWVYGVQWQPCGIGESNKKPIYRLLSSSLDKTLIIWEPESSPQKGEGEGAWVERVRVGEVGGNGLGFYGSRFGPGDKFLGHGYNGSFHIWEFNQETSQWQPSVVCGGHFSAVEDVRWEPRHGRYIMSVSADQTTRVHAPWNNQYGSQWHELSRPQVHGYDLASLALVNSTTFVSAAEEKVIRVFRAPHNFVHNFKNIVGDVIEQDGKGPEGASVPSLGLSNKAVFIGDDEQNDADDDNDGYFVPVDMTEPPTEETLMQNTLWPEVQKLYGHGYEVFALDASADGTLVASACKATTAEHAAVLLWETKTWQQTQKLISHQLTVTQLAFSPDSHQLLSVSRDRRWTLYQREEGSNSFAIAASTDKTNGVHSRIIWCCAWSFDGKAFGTGSREGKVCIWSKSNPTETSLKDYGILGKPLDTNTSVTALAFAPKRERNSLFIATGFETGVIRLYRFDNDGWELLKELDRSTAHHLTVKRLSFKPTEEDKMLLASCGSDHLVRIYSVSVV; this comes from the exons ATGAAAGTTAACATGGAGCAAGTGTATACGTCGGTCGCGTGTAATCGCACGACGGAAATAGCTGACTGGAACGCCGAAGGATTAATTTGTTTTGGTGCATCGCATTCTGTTGTTATTTACAATACG GCTGAACGAACCAAAGATCCTCTCACAGTTCTCAGTCACCACAAGTCACTAGTAAACTCAGTAAAATGGCTGCGAAAACCAGACGGTACATGTACAGAGTTGTTGTCATGTTCTGCAGACAAGACCGCTGCTGTATGGACACTTGAGAACGGACAGTGGACAGTTACGAGTACACTGGTTGGTCATGCTGATGGTGTGACGTGTATACATGGAGTTTATGATGATGAGGAACTGCTAGTGTATACGGGATCTATTGATTCTACTGTTAAAGTTTGGGAGAGAAGGAATG GTGTAACAGCACTAAAACAGACAATACCGTTACACTCTGGTCTCTGCCTCACACTCCACGCACACATACTACCAACGCACAAAGCTATTCTATTCTGTGCACTGGACGATCACAAGATACATGTGTACACTGGTGAAGAGTATCACAAAGTACATACATTAGCGGGACATGAAGACTGGGTGCGAGGACTTGATGTTTTGGATGTTG aTGATAGCACAATAATCCTAGCATCAGCATCTCAAGACACATACATACGTCTCTGGCGGCTACAGAAGCACGTAGAACAGGCTCCGAGTAAAGGCATCAGGGTTGAACAGAAAGTGTTCAGTGTGTACGATGAGCAGTGGACGGTGAAGTTAGAGGCTGTACTGGCGGGCCATGAGGGGTGGGTGTATGGAGTGCAGTGGCAACCCTGTGGGATTGGAG AATCCAACAAAAAGCCGATCTACCGGCTGCTCTCGTCATCACTAGACAAGACGCTCATCATCTGGGAGCCGGAGTCCTCTCCTCAGAAGGGGGAGGGGGAGGGCGCGTGGGTGGAGCGCGTGAGGGTCGGGGAGGTCGGCGGCAACGGCCTCGGCTTCTACGGCAGCAGGTTCGGACCCGGTGACAAGTTCCTAGGACACGGGTATAATGGATCGTTTCATATTTGGGAGTTTAATCAg GAGACGTCACAATGGCAGCCGTCAGTAGTGTGCGGCGGTCACTTCAGCGCGGTGGAGGACGTGAGGTGGGAGCCGCGACACGGACGGTACATCATGAGCGTCTCCGCAGACCAGACCACCAGGGTGCACGCGCCCTGGAACAACCAATATG GGTCCCAATGGCACGAGCTCTCCCGGCCGCAGGTCCACGGCTACGACCTGGCGTCGCTGGCTCTGGTCAACAGCACCACGTTCGTGTCCGCCGCTGAGGAGAAGGTCATACGCGTGTTCAGAGCGCCGCACAACTTTGTACATAACTTCAAGAATATCGTCGGTGATGTTATTGAACAGGATGGGAAAG GGCCTGAAGGCGCGTCGGTACCTTCCCTCGGGTTGTCCAACAAGGCGGTGTTCATCGGTGATGATGAACAGAATGACGCAGACGACGACAACGACGGATACTTCGTGCCCGTTGATATGACAG AGCCGCCCACAGAAGAGACATTAATGCAGAACACGCTGTGGCCGGAGGTACAGAAGCTGTACGGTCACGGCTACGAGGTGTTCGCGCTGGACGCCAGTGCCGACGGCACACTCGTCGCGTCTGCCTGTAAAGCTACTACTGCTGAACATGCCGCTGTGCTGCTGTG GGAAACTAAGACCTGGCAACAAACTCAAAAGCTAATATCCCATCAGCTCACAGTGACCCAGCTGGCATTCTCACCGGACAGTCATCAGCTGCTCTCAGTGTCACGCGACCGAAGATGGACCTTATATCAAAGGGAAGAGGGTTCCAACTCGTTTGCGATAGCCGCTAGCACGGATAAGACTAATGGAGTACATAGCAGGATTATATGGTGCTGTGCGTGGTCATTTGATGGGAAGGCGTTTGGTACCGGCTCTAGGGAAGGCAAG GTCTGCATTTGGTCAAAGTCAAACCCAACAGAGACATCTCTAAAAGACTATGGCATACTAGGCAAGCCACTAGACACAAACACATCAGTAACCGCGCTGGCTTTCGCGCCAAAACGAGAAAGAAACAGTCTATTTATCGCTACGGGCTTCGAGACCGGTGTGATCCGGTTATACCGGTTTGATAATGATGGCTGGGAGCTGCTGAAGGAATTAGATAGAAG CACTGCTCATCACCTAACAGTGAAGAGACTATCATTCAAGCCTACTGAAGAAGACAAAATGTTACTAGCAAGCTGTGGCAGCGATCATCTCGTACGAATATATAGCGTTTCTGTtgtatag